From Synergistaceae bacterium:
AGTCTATGAAGCCCATCACAAGCACAAGGTGGATGCCCCTTCAGGTACCGCATTAAAAATGGGTGAAGTGATTGCCGAACCCTGGGGCAAAAAACTGGATGACCTCGCTGACTGGGCCCGGCCCGGTCCCACTGGGGCACGCAAAGACGGGCAAATCGGTTTTTCGGTTGTACGTGGTGGCGATATTATTGGCGATCATACCGTGATGTTTTGCGGCACGGGTGAACGAATTGAAATTACCCATAAATCATCCAGTCGTGCCACTTATGCCCAAGGCAGCCTGAAAGCCGCCCTGTTCCTGCAAAAACACGAAACCGGCCTGTTCGACATGCAAGACGTCATTCAAGGTTAATGACCTTTACAAGCCCCCCGCTTGCCACCGGCATTCGGGGTGAGTCTTAATGTCTGCCCCCCACAAAGACTGGTTCGGGTTCTAGCAAAACACCAAATTTCTTCATGACATCATCGGCAATTGCCCTTGCAATGGCGATAATATCCGCTGCACAGGCTTTGCCGGTATTCACAATCACCAAGGCCTGCCTTGCATGTACACCGGCATTACCCAATTGCCGCCCTTTCCAGCCACATTGATCAATCATCCAGCCCGCAGCCAGCTTATAACGGCTATCCGGCTGTTCATAGGCAACCAAGTCCTGAAATTGTGCCTTTAACTGCCAATACTGCTGCGCAGGAACAATTGGGTTTTTAAAAAAACTGCCCGCATTACCCGTTACCTTTGGATCGGGCAACTTACGACGACGTATATCACAGACAGCTTCAAGAATGGCTTGTGGCGTCAGTTGGGGTTTTGCTCCTTCATATTGCTGAAGATCGGGATAAGACAGCATCGGCACCCATTGCTTAGGCAAACGAAACCTTACTGCCGTAATAATGAGGCCGTTACCCTCTTGGTGCTTGAAGATACTATCACGGTAGGCAAAAAGGCATTGTTCATTATTAAAGACCTGTTCTGTTTGCGTCAGCGGATCATAAGCCACCACGCTATCGAGCCGGTCTTTAACTTCCACACCATAGGCACCAATATTCTGCACGGGTGCCGCCCCCACCGTACCAGGTATTAAGGCCAGGTTTTCCAGGCCATACCAACCTTGCTGTATGCAATTAACCACAAAATCATGCCAATTTTCACCAGCAGCGGCTTCTACAAACCAGGCACTGTCAGTTTCCTGCACAAGATTGATCCCTTTAAGTTGGTTATGAACAACAATCTGATCAATTTGTTCACTTAATACAACATTACTTCCTCCCCCAAGTATGAAGTAGGGAACACCGGGCTTCAACAAGTCTGAAATACCGCTTAAATCTTTTTTATTACAAAGGCTTATATAATTATTCGCCAATGATTTCAAGCCCAGCGTATTAAAACAGCTTAGGTCTTTCTGTTGTATAAAATCCATATTTTCAACTATTCAAATAACGTTTTTTTGACATTATAAAGAAATAAATGCTATTATTTCGTCTTTCTTAAGCACTTCTTGCTTATTTCAAAAACAGGCAAATAAAAAGCTTGCAAAACGAAAAAAGATTGCTTATAATTTAAAACTTCACT
This genomic window contains:
- the dapB gene encoding 4-hydroxy-tetrahydrodipicolinate reductase — its product is VYEAHHKHKVDAPSGTALKMGEVIAEPWGKKLDDLADWARPGPTGARKDGQIGFSVVRGGDIIGDHTVMFCGTGERIEITHKSSSRATYAQGSLKAALFLQKHETGLFDMQDVIQG
- the murB gene encoding UDP-N-acetylmuramate dehydrogenase; translated protein: MDFIQQKDLSCFNTLGLKSLANNYISLCNKKDLSGISDLLKPGVPYFILGGGSNVVLSEQIDQIVVHNQLKGINLVQETDSAWFVEAAAGENWHDFVVNCIQQGWYGLENLALIPGTVGAAPVQNIGAYGVEVKDRLDSVVAYDPLTQTEQVFNNEQCLFAYRDSIFKHQEGNGLIITAVRFRLPKQWVPMLSYPDLQQYEGAKPQLTPQAILEAVCDIRRRKLPDPKVTGNAGSFFKNPIVPAQQYWQLKAQFQDLVAYEQPDSRYKLAAGWMIDQCGWKGRQLGNAGVHARQALVIVNTGKACAADIIAIARAIADDVMKKFGVLLEPEPVFVGGRH